A single region of the Pseudomonas sp. VD-NE ins genome encodes:
- a CDS encoding glycosyltransferase, translating into MNSLPLVSLVIPAFNPRFFERTLNSAVSQTYAHLEIIVCDDSRGQQIEGIVAAVVEQSGVAVRYVRNPRTLGMVGNLKVCLDQAQGELIKFLCDDDHLYAACIEQQAHEMLREEVSLVLAQRLFWDANDIILPARLENTSLSPHSGLFKGDDLLGIFEKFPVNVLGGFTNALFRRADLVELLPALTQDGHCFVATLDFALYVCLMRRGNLAVSNNVLSAERLYPERLSAQQPMKDAVEVEREWILQMLKARSGESAPAPGWVRYIPLTKADESPRVWEELPLSRTLGTKQSRQEWCVGIDSWSFAELYAHWLQCRSLSEGQRKLLPETLAAWPQQPRIVPIIIDAQGSRDGVERTLQALASQDYPPELILLLSADCTDATLDGRVFRMPLQDDGLAQINTLLPQLEGADWFYLLQAGDRLVAPALLVMADRIAHSPSLSCVYSDEGSLRDGESAEPAFKPDFNIDLMRSYPYVGRALAFKCERFLALGGFDTTFAELAPHDMLWRMVESGGTQVVGHVAEVLLESPFDLSGWLAKPAVIEQNPRVLEAHLQRMGIAHSIRRGSCELLNRVDYQHGWRPLVSIIIVTRDQTAALQRCVETLLEKTAYSEYELLLVDNGSESAEALAWLDGMAQLGGERIRVLSCPQHDNMAALLNFAVTQARGEYVLLLNTFAVITHTDWLDELLNQAQRPEVGVVGAKLFNPDGYVLHAGMILGLQGAVGLPFYGQSLQSDGYMFRLQAAHDLSAVGGDCMMVRKAVFESVAGLDEQDLKQALNVIDLCLRIGQEGYLVVWTPYALLAQGARPAVEATAEEGQQHMHEQETFYKRWLPRIARDPAFNVNLSLQGVGATSFSLEPGLRTGWTAFSRPQLPNVLAVPINASAIGHYRMSQPLIELEAANRAEGCIRYGLPSLIEIERQSPDVIVLQGRYSQGAIDEIPPLKKFCHARRIFELDDYVIDVPHRNAHIRNMPNKQEMERMVRQAIGLCDRVVVSTQPLANALSDMHHDIRVVPNMLAQNLWTGLRSQRRTSKKPRVGWGGGTSHHGDLAVIADVVRELANEVDWVFFGMCPDDLRPYMHEFHGVIALDVYPAKLASLNLDLALAPLEFHIFNDCKSNLRLLEYGACGYPVICTDTEAYQGYLPCTRVKTNSTDEWLQAIRMHLADPDASYRMGDDLREVVMRDYVLRGDNLRYWENGWLAD; encoded by the coding sequence GTGAATTCACTTCCTCTTGTCAGCCTCGTCATTCCCGCCTTCAATCCGCGCTTCTTCGAGCGGACGCTGAACAGCGCCGTCAGCCAGACTTACGCGCACCTTGAAATCATTGTCTGCGACGACAGCCGGGGCCAGCAGATCGAAGGGATTGTCGCGGCCGTGGTCGAACAGTCCGGTGTTGCCGTACGTTATGTACGCAATCCGCGTACCCTGGGCATGGTCGGCAACCTCAAGGTGTGCCTCGATCAGGCGCAGGGCGAACTCATTAAGTTCCTGTGTGACGACGACCACCTTTATGCGGCCTGCATCGAACAGCAGGCGCACGAGATGTTGCGCGAAGAGGTCAGCCTGGTGCTGGCTCAGCGACTGTTCTGGGACGCCAACGACATCATCCTGCCGGCGCGTCTGGAAAACACGTCGTTGTCGCCCCACAGCGGTCTGTTCAAGGGTGACGACCTGCTGGGCATTTTTGAAAAATTCCCGGTCAATGTGTTGGGCGGCTTCACCAACGCTTTGTTTCGAAGAGCGGACCTCGTCGAGCTGTTGCCAGCGCTGACTCAGGATGGCCACTGCTTTGTCGCGACCCTGGATTTCGCCCTGTATGTCTGCCTGATGCGGCGCGGCAATCTGGCGGTATCCAACAATGTGCTCAGTGCCGAGCGGCTCTACCCGGAGCGTCTGAGCGCACAGCAACCGATGAAAGATGCGGTTGAGGTCGAGCGCGAGTGGATTCTGCAAATGCTCAAGGCCCGCAGTGGTGAGTCCGCGCCGGCGCCGGGCTGGGTGCGCTATATCCCGCTGACCAAGGCTGACGAATCGCCGCGGGTCTGGGAGGAGCTGCCGCTCAGCCGTACGCTCGGCACCAAGCAGAGTCGCCAGGAGTGGTGTGTCGGTATCGACAGCTGGAGCTTCGCCGAACTCTATGCACACTGGCTGCAATGCCGCAGTCTCAGCGAGGGGCAACGCAAGTTGCTGCCAGAAACCCTGGCCGCCTGGCCGCAGCAGCCGCGAATCGTGCCGATCATCATTGATGCCCAAGGCAGTCGCGATGGCGTTGAACGCACGCTGCAAGCGCTCGCATCCCAGGACTATCCGCCGGAGTTGATTCTGCTGTTGTCTGCGGACTGTACCGATGCGACGCTGGACGGGCGGGTGTTCCGAATGCCGTTGCAGGATGACGGGTTGGCACAGATCAACACTCTGTTACCGCAACTCGAAGGTGCCGACTGGTTCTACTTGTTGCAGGCCGGTGATCGACTGGTGGCGCCGGCCTTGCTGGTCATGGCTGACCGCATAGCGCATTCGCCATCGCTGAGCTGCGTGTACAGCGATGAAGGCAGCCTGCGCGATGGCGAATCGGCAGAGCCCGCCTTCAAACCGGATTTCAATATCGACCTCATGCGCAGTTATCCGTACGTCGGGCGCGCCCTGGCGTTCAAGTGCGAACGCTTTCTGGCGCTCGGTGGATTCGACACGACGTTCGCCGAATTGGCGCCTCACGACATGCTGTGGCGCATGGTCGAGAGCGGCGGTACGCAGGTGGTCGGACACGTTGCCGAAGTCCTCCTGGAGTCGCCTTTCGATCTGTCCGGGTGGCTGGCCAAGCCAGCGGTGATCGAGCAGAACCCACGGGTGCTCGAAGCGCATCTGCAGCGTATGGGGATTGCTCACAGCATTCGTCGTGGCAGTTGCGAGTTGCTCAATCGTGTCGACTACCAGCATGGCTGGCGTCCGCTGGTGTCGATCATCATCGTCACCCGCGATCAGACCGCAGCCTTGCAGCGCTGTGTCGAGACCTTGCTGGAGAAAACCGCTTACTCCGAATACGAGCTGTTGCTGGTCGACAACGGCAGCGAAAGTGCCGAGGCGCTGGCATGGCTGGACGGCATGGCGCAGTTGGGTGGTGAGCGGATTCGAGTCCTGAGTTGCCCACAGCATGACAACATGGCGGCCCTGCTTAACTTCGCCGTGACGCAGGCCCGTGGCGAGTATGTGTTGCTGCTCAATACCTTCGCGGTGATCACCCACACCGACTGGCTGGACGAACTGCTCAATCAGGCGCAGCGCCCGGAAGTCGGCGTCGTCGGCGCCAAGTTGTTCAACCCGGACGGGTACGTGTTGCACGCCGGCATGATCCTCGGCCTGCAAGGGGCGGTCGGGTTGCCGTTTTATGGGCAGTCGCTGCAGTCCGACGGCTATATGTTCCGGCTGCAGGCGGCCCACGACCTGAGTGCCGTCGGCGGTGATTGCATGATGGTGCGCAAGGCTGTTTTCGAGTCTGTCGCAGGGCTCGACGAGCAGGACTTGAAGCAGGCGCTGAATGTCATCGACCTGTGCTTGCGCATCGGTCAGGAAGGTTATCTGGTGGTCTGGACGCCCTATGCCTTGCTGGCTCAGGGTGCGCGGCCAGCCGTCGAGGCGACCGCCGAGGAAGGCCAGCAGCACATGCACGAGCAGGAGACCTTCTACAAACGCTGGTTGCCGCGCATTGCCCGTGATCCGGCGTTCAACGTTAACTTGTCATTGCAGGGTGTCGGTGCAACGAGCTTCAGTCTGGAGCCGGGCCTGCGCACCGGCTGGACGGCGTTTTCCCGCCCGCAACTGCCCAACGTACTCGCCGTGCCAATCAACGCTTCTGCGATTGGCCACTACCGCATGAGTCAGCCGCTGATCGAGCTGGAAGCGGCCAACCGCGCCGAAGGGTGTATTCGTTACGGCTTGCCGTCGCTCATTGAAATCGAGCGTCAGTCGCCGGACGTCATCGTCTTGCAAGGGCGCTACTCGCAAGGCGCCATCGATGAAATTCCACCGCTGAAGAAGTTCTGCCATGCCCGGCGAATCTTCGAGCTGGATGACTATGTGATCGATGTTCCGCATCGTAATGCCCATATCCGCAACATGCCCAACAAGCAGGAGATGGAGCGCATGGTGCGCCAGGCGATCGGTTTGTGTGATCGCGTGGTGGTATCGACGCAGCCACTGGCCAATGCGCTGTCGGACATGCATCACGACATTCGCGTCGTGCCCAACATGCTTGCCCAGAACCTCTGGACCGGCCTGCGCAGCCAGCGCCGTACTTCGAAAAAACCGCGTGTCGGTTGGGGCGGCGGTACCAGTCACCACGGCGACCTGGCGGTGATTGCCGATGTCGTGCGTGAGCTGGCCAATGAAGTCGACTGGGTGTTTTTCGGCATGTGCCCGGATGATCTGCGGCCGTACATGCACGAATTTCACGGGGTAATTGCGCTAGACGTTTACCCGGCCAAACTGGCCAGCCTCAACCTTGACCTGGCGCTGGCACCGCTGGAGTTCCACATCTTCAACGACTGCAAGAGCAACCTGCGCTTGCTGGAGTACGGCGCCTGCGGTTACCCGGTGATTTGCACCGACACCGAAGCCTATCAAGGCTATCTGCCGTGCACGCGGGTCAAGACCAACAGCACGGATGAGTGGCTGCAAGCGATCCGCATGCACCTGGCCGACCCGGACGCCAGCTATCGCATGGGCGATGATTTGCGCGAAGTGGTGATGCGCGATTACGTGTTGCGCGGTGACAACTTGCGTTACTGGGAGAATGGCTGGCTCGCCGATTGA